One Malus sylvestris chromosome 14, drMalSylv7.2, whole genome shotgun sequence DNA segment encodes these proteins:
- the LOC126598778 gene encoding trihelix transcription factor GTL1-like isoform X1 has translation MQQPAAGGAGGSQTHYGGAGEMSAAEAAAAEQGQLVVEAASPISSRPPASAAVNLDELMTLSGAAAAAEDALADRGGGGGSTGNRWPRQETLALLKIRSDMDVAFRDATLKGPLWEDVSRKLAELGYRRNAKKCKEKFENVHKYYKRTKEGRAGRQDGKSYKFFSELEALHGTAATAAATTANVSASPAVHAASPNPVSVGLGSVSNPMPISSFRMSQQQQPPSATAIPIIPSSQPTATPTDFNFSSNSSSTSPGTDDDDDDDDAEGERWSRKRKKGSASTSTGISGGGSTRKMMDFFEVLMKQVMQKQESMQQRFLEVIEKREQDRTIREEAWKRQEMARLTREQELMSQERAISASRDAAIISFLQKITGQTIQLPPPVNVHAAPPPPVPPSVSVVTPLPQTMPQPTTQTYQTPQQQQPQPPQQMQQVRHVQQTQDVQPVMAVPEQQVPPTAQENIASGGGGGSSEPASSSRWPKAEVLALIKLRSGLESRYQDAGPKGPLWEEISAGMGRMGYNRSCKRCKEKWENINKYFKKVKESNKKRPEDAKTCPYFHELDALYRKRVLGGGSTGGSSSSLGNRLEQQPQQPEQEQVVAGSENKNADDSTDVETNLRANLFGEGTEEAAKKPEDIVKELMEVHDHQQVLQQGHPQHFGVDDCNRVEEADSDNLMDQEEEDMEDEDMDEEDDEETEQERKMAYKIEFQKQNTGPSSNGGGNGAPSFLAMVQ, from the exons ATGCAGCAACCAGCAGCTGGAGGAGCTGGAGGGTCCCAAACCCATTACGGAGGAGCTGGAGAGATGAGTGCTGCTGAAGCTGCGGCGGCGGAGCAAGGCCAGCTGGTGGTGGAAGCGGCGTCCCCAATCAGCAGCAGGCCGCCAGCTTCCGCGGCGGTGAATTTGGACGAGCTCATGACTCTGTCCGGTGCGGCGGCTGCAGCAGAAGATGCTCTCGCGGATCGAGGTGGCGGTGGTGGGTCCACCGGGAACAGATGGCCGCGTCAGGAGACCCTGGCGCTTCTCAAAATCAGGTCCGATATGGATGTGGCCTTCCGTGACGCGACCCTCAAAGGCCCCTTGTGGGAAGATGTCTCCAG GAAACTAGCGGAATTGGGGTACCGAAGAAATGCCAAGAAATGCAAGGAGAAATTCGAAAACGTTCACAAATATTACAAGCGGACAAAAGAAGGCCGAGCGGGACGCCAAGACGGcaaaagctacaagtttttcagCGAGCTGGAGGCTCTACATGGCACCGCCGCCACCGCCGCAGCTACGACAGCCAACGTGTCAGCCTCTCCGGCAGTGCACGCCGCGTCTCCGAATCCGGTTTCTGTCGGGCTCGGATCTGTCAGTAACCCCATGCCCATCTCATCGTTCAGAATGTCACAGCAACAACAACCACCTTCCGCCACTGCAATTCCAATAATACCCTCGTCCCAACCTACAGCCACTCCAACGGACTTTAACTTCTCCTCCAACAGCTCGTCGACTTCCCCGGGAACTGACGACGATGACGACGATGATGACGCGGAAGGAGAGCGCTGGAGTCGGAAGCGAAAAAAGGGGAGTGCTAGTACTAGTACCGGAATTAGTGGCGGCGGCAGTACCCGAAAAATGATGGACTTTTTCGAGGTTCTGATGAAGCAAGTGATGCAAAAGCAAGAGAGCATGCAGCAGAGGTTTCTAGAAGTGATAGAGAAGAGGGAGCAGGACAGGACTATCAGGGAGGAGGCGTGGAAACGTCAGGAGATGGCCCGTTTAACTCGCGAGCAGGAGCTCATGAGTCAAGAGCGGGCCATCTCTGCTTCAAGAGATGCCGCCATTATCTCTTTCCTGCAGAAAATTACTGGTCAGACTATTCAGTTGCCTCCGCCGGTCAATGTCCACGCCGCTCCCCCACCACCTGTGCCTCCGTCGGTGTCGGTTGTCACGCCTTTACCACAGACAATGCCACAGCCGACGACACAGACTTATCAAACACCGCAACAGCAACAACCTCAGCCACCGCAACAAATGCAACAAGTTCGTCATGTTCAGCAGACTCAAGATGTTCAACCGGTGATGGCTGTACCGGAACAGCAGGTACCTCCGACAGCGCAGGAGAATATTGCTAGcggtggaggaggagggagCTCCGAGCCTGCATCATCTTCGAGATGGCCCAAGGCAGAAGTACTGGCGCTGATAAAGTTGAGGAGCGGGCTTGAGTCGAGGTACCAAGATGCAGGGCCGAAAGGCCCACTTTGGGAGGAAATCTCCGCCGGCATGGGGCGGATGGGGTACAATAGGAGTTGCAAGAGGTGCAAGGAGAAATGGGAGAACATCAACAAGTACTTCAAGAAGGTGAAGGAGAGCAACAAGAAGCGGCCCGAGGATGCGAAAACGTGTCCATATTTTCACGAACTAGATGCCCTTTACCGGAAAAGGGTGCTTGGCGGTGGGTCTACCGGCGGCAGCAGCAGCTCATTGGGAAATAGGCTAGAACAACAACCGCAACAACCTGAACAGGAGCAAGTAGTGGCCGGAtcagaaaacaagaatgcagaTGATAGCACAGATGTGGAAACAAATTTGAGAGCTAACCTCTTTGGAGAGGGAACAGAAGAGGCTGCCAAGAAG CCAGAAGACATTGTGAAGGAGTTGATGGAGGTGCATGATCACCAACAAGTCCTCCAACAAGGGCACCCACAACATTTTGGAGTAGATGACTGCAATAGGGTGGAGGAAGCGGATAGCGATAATCTTATGGATCAAGAGGAGGAGGACATGGAAGACGAGGACATGGACGAGGAAGACGATGAAGAAACGGAACAAGAGAGGAAGATGGCTTACAAGATAGAGTTTCAGAAGCAGAATACAGGCCCTTCGTCCAACGGCGGAGGCAACGGTGCACCTTCTTTCCTCGCCATGGTTCAGTGA
- the LOC126598778 gene encoding trihelix transcription factor GTL1-like isoform X2: protein MQQPAAGGAGGSQTHYGGAGEMSAAEAAAAEQGQLVVEAASPISSRPPASAAVNLDELMTLSGAAAAAEDALADRGGGGGSTGNRWPRQETLALLKIRSDMDVAFRDATLKGPLWEDVSRKLAELGYRRNAKKCKEKFENVHKYYKRTKEGRAGRQDGKSYKFFSELEALHGTAATAAATTANVSASPAVHAASPNPVSVGLGSVSNPMPISSFRMSQQQQPPSATAIPIIPSSQPTATPTDFNFSSNSSSTSPGTDDDDDDDDAEGERWSRKRKKGSASTSTGISGGGSTRKMMDFFEVLMKQVMQKQESMQQRFLEVIEKREQDRTIREEAWKRQEMARLTREQELMSQERAISASRDAAIISFLQKITGQTIQLPPPVNVHAAPPPPVPPSVSVVTPLPQTMPQPTTQTYQTPQQQQPQPPQQMQQVRHVQQTQDVQPVMAVPEQQVPPTAQENIASGGGGGSSEPASSSRWPKAEVLALIKLRSGLESRYQDAGPKGPLWEEISAGMGRMGYNRSCKRCKEKWENINKYFKKVKESNKKRPEDAKTCPYFHELDALYRKRVLGGGSTGGSSSSLGNRLEQQPQQPEQEQVVAGSENKNADDSTDVETNLRANLFGEGTEEAAKKKTL, encoded by the exons ATGCAGCAACCAGCAGCTGGAGGAGCTGGAGGGTCCCAAACCCATTACGGAGGAGCTGGAGAGATGAGTGCTGCTGAAGCTGCGGCGGCGGAGCAAGGCCAGCTGGTGGTGGAAGCGGCGTCCCCAATCAGCAGCAGGCCGCCAGCTTCCGCGGCGGTGAATTTGGACGAGCTCATGACTCTGTCCGGTGCGGCGGCTGCAGCAGAAGATGCTCTCGCGGATCGAGGTGGCGGTGGTGGGTCCACCGGGAACAGATGGCCGCGTCAGGAGACCCTGGCGCTTCTCAAAATCAGGTCCGATATGGATGTGGCCTTCCGTGACGCGACCCTCAAAGGCCCCTTGTGGGAAGATGTCTCCAG GAAACTAGCGGAATTGGGGTACCGAAGAAATGCCAAGAAATGCAAGGAGAAATTCGAAAACGTTCACAAATATTACAAGCGGACAAAAGAAGGCCGAGCGGGACGCCAAGACGGcaaaagctacaagtttttcagCGAGCTGGAGGCTCTACATGGCACCGCCGCCACCGCCGCAGCTACGACAGCCAACGTGTCAGCCTCTCCGGCAGTGCACGCCGCGTCTCCGAATCCGGTTTCTGTCGGGCTCGGATCTGTCAGTAACCCCATGCCCATCTCATCGTTCAGAATGTCACAGCAACAACAACCACCTTCCGCCACTGCAATTCCAATAATACCCTCGTCCCAACCTACAGCCACTCCAACGGACTTTAACTTCTCCTCCAACAGCTCGTCGACTTCCCCGGGAACTGACGACGATGACGACGATGATGACGCGGAAGGAGAGCGCTGGAGTCGGAAGCGAAAAAAGGGGAGTGCTAGTACTAGTACCGGAATTAGTGGCGGCGGCAGTACCCGAAAAATGATGGACTTTTTCGAGGTTCTGATGAAGCAAGTGATGCAAAAGCAAGAGAGCATGCAGCAGAGGTTTCTAGAAGTGATAGAGAAGAGGGAGCAGGACAGGACTATCAGGGAGGAGGCGTGGAAACGTCAGGAGATGGCCCGTTTAACTCGCGAGCAGGAGCTCATGAGTCAAGAGCGGGCCATCTCTGCTTCAAGAGATGCCGCCATTATCTCTTTCCTGCAGAAAATTACTGGTCAGACTATTCAGTTGCCTCCGCCGGTCAATGTCCACGCCGCTCCCCCACCACCTGTGCCTCCGTCGGTGTCGGTTGTCACGCCTTTACCACAGACAATGCCACAGCCGACGACACAGACTTATCAAACACCGCAACAGCAACAACCTCAGCCACCGCAACAAATGCAACAAGTTCGTCATGTTCAGCAGACTCAAGATGTTCAACCGGTGATGGCTGTACCGGAACAGCAGGTACCTCCGACAGCGCAGGAGAATATTGCTAGcggtggaggaggagggagCTCCGAGCCTGCATCATCTTCGAGATGGCCCAAGGCAGAAGTACTGGCGCTGATAAAGTTGAGGAGCGGGCTTGAGTCGAGGTACCAAGATGCAGGGCCGAAAGGCCCACTTTGGGAGGAAATCTCCGCCGGCATGGGGCGGATGGGGTACAATAGGAGTTGCAAGAGGTGCAAGGAGAAATGGGAGAACATCAACAAGTACTTCAAGAAGGTGAAGGAGAGCAACAAGAAGCGGCCCGAGGATGCGAAAACGTGTCCATATTTTCACGAACTAGATGCCCTTTACCGGAAAAGGGTGCTTGGCGGTGGGTCTACCGGCGGCAGCAGCAGCTCATTGGGAAATAGGCTAGAACAACAACCGCAACAACCTGAACAGGAGCAAGTAGTGGCCGGAtcagaaaacaagaatgcagaTGATAGCACAGATGTGGAAACAAATTTGAGAGCTAACCTCTTTGGAGAGGGAACAGAAGAGGCTGCCAAGAAG AAGACATTGTGA
- the LOC126598780 gene encoding uncharacterized protein LOC126598780, whose protein sequence is MTTTSTTNPNNANPRSPKIPRYRQSHVATAVIAVAALLISTTAWLSLVFSATPHSLPAPQSFTRSRNRTISRRGGHSEELTLNDIVFGIAGSAQLWKQRKEYVRLWWRPNDMRGHVWLEEKLPENDVDRSLPPIMVSEDISRFRYTNPTGHPSGLRISRIISECFRLGLPNVRWFVLADDDTIINVDNLVAVLGKYDSSEMVYVGSPSESHSANTYFSHSMAFGGGGIAISHPLAEALSGMQDKCLERYPKLYGSDDRLHACIAELGIPLTREPGFHQCDIRGNAHGLLSSHPIAPFVSIHHVEAVDPFYPGFTSLQSLKLFTQAMRLQATSFLQRSICYDHGHHLTFSVSLGYVVQVFPNIVLPRDLERSEQTYSAWNGISHRNEFDFDTKVAYRSVCKKPILFFLKDIRKQGDATLGSYMRSKAKDDFKRKVFCFSRFRLLHSLQKIKVLGYPPTKKWHLVPRRLCCKLNQTSEEVVSLTVGQCGKGPFGSITDTK, encoded by the exons ATGACGACGACGTCAACAACAAACCCCAACAACGCCAATCCCAGATCGCCCAAAATTCCGCGTTACCGTCAGAGCCACGTGGCAACCGCCGTCATCGCCGTCGCGGCCCTCTTGATCTCCACCACCGCTTGGCTTTCCCTCGTCTTTTCCGCCACCCCGCACTCCCTCCCCGCCCCACAGTCCTTCACTCGCTCCCGAAACCGCACCATTTCGCGACGGGGTGGACACTCTGAGGAGCTCACTCTAAACGACATCGTTTTCGGAATTGCCGGGTCGGCCCAACTCTGGAAGCAGCGGAAGGAGTACGTCCGGCTCTGGTGGCGCCCGAACGACATGCGCGGCCACGTATGGCTGGAAGAGAAGCTACCGGAAAACGACGTCGATCGGTCGTTGCCGCCGATCATGGTCTCCGAGGATATCTCGAGGTTTCGGTACACGAACCCGACGGGTCACCCGTCGGGGCTTCGAATCTCCCGGATAATCTCCGAGTGCTTCCGCCTTGGCCTCCCCAATGTCCGGTGGTTCGTCCTAGCCGACGACGACACCATCATCAACGTCGATAACCTCGTCGCCGTGCTGGGCAAGTACGACTCGTCGGAGATGGTTTATGTGGGAAGCCCGTCGGAGAGTCACTCTGCCAACACTTATTTCAGCCACTCTATGGCGTTTGGCGGGGGCGGCATTGCAATTAGCCACCCTTTGGCGGAAGCCCTATCCGGAATGCAGGACAAGTGTCTCGAGAGGTACCCGAAGCTCTATGGAAGCGACGATCGTCTCCATGCCTGCATTGCTGAGCTTGGGATTCCATTAACCAGGGAACCTGGCTTCCATCAG TGTGACATTAGGGGCAATGCACACGGTCTTTTATCTTCACATCCTATAGCACCGTTTGTGTCCATTCACCATGTTGAAGCTGTTGACCCATTTTATCCCGGCTTCACCTCTCTGCAAAGTTTGAAGCTTTTCACACAGGCAATGAGACTCCAAGCTACCAGCTTTTTGCAGCGGTCCATTTGTTATGATCATGGACACCATCTCACATTTTCTGTCTCGCTTGGTTATGTGGTTCAAGTCTTCCCAAACATTGTGCTCCCTCGTGACCTCGAGCGCTCAGAGCAGACTTATTCTGCTTGGAATGGGATAAGTCACAGGAATGAATTCGATTTCGATACCAAAGTCGCTTATAGGTCTGTTTGTAAGAAGCCTATTTTATTCTTCTTGAAAGATATTAGGAAACAGGGGGATGCTACATTGGGATCATATATGCGGAGCAAAGCAAAAGATGATTTCAAGAGAAAGGTTTTCTGCTTTTCCCGATTTCGACTTTTGCACAGTCTGcaaaaaattaaagttttggGCTATCCGCCCACCAAGAAATGGCATTTG GTACCGCGGCGGTTATGTTGCAAACTGAACCAAACAAGTGAGGAAGTTGTCAGTTTAACAGTGGGACAGTGTGGTAAAGGACCTTTCGGCTCGATTACTGATACTAAATAA